The following coding sequences are from one Bos mutus isolate GX-2022 chromosome 22, NWIPB_WYAK_1.1, whole genome shotgun sequence window:
- the ATG2A gene encoding autophagy-related protein 2 homolog A isoform X1 has translation MSRWLWPWSNCVKERVCRYLLHHYLGHFFQEHLSLDQLSLDLYKGSVALRDIHLEIWSVNEVLESMESPLELVEGFVGSIEVAVPWAALLTDHCTVHVSGLQLTLQPRQGPGPGTGDSQSWASCMTTSMQLAQECLRDGLPEPSEPPQPLEGLEMFAQTIETVLRRIKVTFLDTVVRVEHSPGTGERGVAVEAHVQRLEYCDEAVRDPSQAPPVDVHQPPAFLHKLLQLAGVRLHFEELPQQEGPPEPPLQIGSCSGCLELTVKLKQNEAFPGPKLEVCGQLGSLHLLLTPRQLQQLQELLSAVSLADPESLVDKLNKSRPLGAEDLWLIEQDLNQQLQAGTGTEPLSPDPLSNPLVNLESTDLFFSMAGLTSSVASAVSELSLSDVDLGSSVHSTTASRRLSAQAPPTGRTAPVPPSNTLRPDSLLKMTLGGVTLTLLQTSAPSSGPPDLTTHFFAEFDATVDGSFGSHDLHRLRPRFQRACPCSHVRLTGAAVQLSWELQTSRGRRATSTEVHFGQLEVLECLWPRGALEPEYAEILSFPNSLRSQASAQPCAHLRHTQTLRRVPKSRPRRPPACHCHSELALDLADFQADVELGALDRLAALLHLATTPPPELPAGLLTEPPLAAEQHTLVRLSAPRATLQLRFPIADLRPERDPWAGRAVRAEQLRLELTEPQFRSELSSGPGPPAPTRLELTCSDLHVTYEDGEKPPIPCLRVSKALDPKSPGHKYFLPQVVVTLNPQLNAPWEVAPEKGEDLELSAENLCDLREPEPSPFSSKRTMYETEEMVIPGDPEEMRTFQTRALALSRCSLEVILPAAHIFLPSKEAYESLYNRINNDLLMWEPADLLPAPAAPPAGCPDASGFWQDSFKMCKSAFKLDSDSDDEDTHFSVGASGAPRPLARESRSPRSQSTFSALVTVLKGRITAHCETKDECGKRLEGAHGELVLDVEQGTIFSVSQYRGQPGLGYFCLEAEKAALYHRAAMDDYPLPGRLELPAFAPPAQLARTIYPSEDGVTEQGASGRRGQGRGPHMLSTAVRIQLDPHRNVKEFLVTLRLHRATLRHRMALPEQSWHSQLLEFLDVLDDPVLGYLPPTVITILHVHLFSCAVDYRPLYLPVRVLVTAETFTLSSNIVMDTSTFLLSGSRPFSALFPARFILDDSALYLSDKCEMETLDLRRDYVCVLDVDLLELVIKTWKGNTDDRLSQPLFELRCSNNAMHVHSCADSCALLINLLQYLTSAGDLHPPPRPPSPTEIAGQKVQLSESPASLPSCPPVETALINQRDLTDALLDTERSLRELAQASGSPFFQASPVSVYLFPGERSGAQLPSPAAGAPTGSLGSRSGAKEAEKEDEGDGDTLDSDEFCILDAPGLGILPADGEPVVTQLHPGPIVVQDGHFAQPLGSTDLLRAPAHFPVPSSRVVLREVSLVWHLYGGRDFGPHPGHRARVSLSGPRSSPSRSSGPNRPQNSWRAQGGSGRQHHVLMEIQLSKVSFQHEAYPAEPGPVAPGRELEEQPLSRQVFIVQELEVRDRLASSQINKFLYLHTSERMPRRTHSNMLKVKALHVAPVTNLGGPECCLRVSLLPLRLNVDQDALLFLRDFFTTLAASINPMVPAETSAEARPETPVPPSGPQEGQPEGVETTSSQETTGGRLGTSPTEQQPIYFREFRFTSEVPIWLDYHGKHVTMDQVGTFAGLLIGLAQLNCSELKLKRLCCRHGLLGVDKVLGYALNEWLQDIRKNQLPGLLGGVGPMHSVVQLFQGFRDLLWLPIEQYRKDGRLMRGLQRGAASFGSSTASAALELSNRLVQAIQATAETVYDILSPAAPISRSLQDKRSVRRLRKGQQPADLREGVAKAYDTVREGILDTAQTICEVASRGHEQKGLTGAVGGVIRQLPPTVVKPLILATEATSNLLGGMRNQILPDAHKDHALKWRLDEARD, from the exons TCTGTGAATGAGGTACTGGAGTCTATGGAGTCGCCACTGGAGCTGGTGGAAGGCTTCGTGGGCTCCATTGAAGTGGCCGTGCCCTGGGCTGCCCTGCTCACCGACCACTGCACTGTGCACGTGTCAGGCCTCCAGCTCACCTTGCAACCCCGCCAGGGCCCAG GGCCGGGGACTGGCGACTCACAGAGCTGGGCCTCGTGCATGACCACCAGCATGCAGCTGGCTCAGGAGTGCCTGCGGGACGGGCTGCCTGAGCCCTCTGAGCCACCGCAGCCCCTGGAAGGACTGGAGATGTTCGCCCAGACCATCGAGACTG TACTGCGGAGGATCAAGGTGACCTTCTTGGATACTGTCGTGAGGGTGGAGCACTCGCCGGGCACTGGGGAGCGTGGCGTGGCGGTGGAGGCCCACGTGCAGAG ACTGGAGTACTGCGATGAGGCGGTGCGAGACCCAAGCCAGGCGCCCCCGGTGGATGTGCACCAGCCTCCTGCCTTCCTCCACAAGCTGCTGCAGCTGGCGGGGGTCCGCCTGCACTTCGAGGAGCTCCCCCAGCAG GAAGGACCCCCAGAGCCACCTTTGCAGATTGGCAGCTGCTCAGGGTGCCTGGAGCTGACAGTGAAACTGAAGCAGAATGAGGCCTTCCCAGGCCCCAAG CTGGAGGTGTGTGGACAGCTGGGCTCCCTGCACCTGCTCCTGACCCCACGGCAGCTCCAGCAGCTTCAGGAACTGCTCAGCGCTGTGAGCCTTGCAG ACCCCGAGAGCCTGGTGGACAAGCTGAACAAGAGCCGCCCGCTCGGTGCTGAAGACCTGTGGCTGATTGAACAGGATCTGAACCAGCAGCTGCAGGCGGGGACTGGGACTGAGCCCCTCAGCCCAGACCCCCTTTCGAACCCCCTTGTCAACCTGGAGAGCACTG ACCTCTTCTTCTCCATGGCGGGCCTCACAAGCAGTGTGGCCTCAGCCGTGTCCGAGCTCTCGCTCTCCGACGTAGAcctgggctcctctgtgcacAGTACCACAGCCTCCCGCCGGCTCTCTGCTCAAGCCCCCCCTACCG GCAGGACAGCCCCGGTGCCCCCCTCGAACACCCTGCGCCCAGACTCGCTGCTGAAGATGACCTTGGGGGGTGTGACCCTGACCTTGCTTCAGACATCTGCCCCGTCTTCTGGACCCCCTGACCTCACTACCCACTTTTTTGCCGAATTTGATGCCACCGTGGATGGGTCCTTCGGCTCCCATGACTTGCACCGTCTGCGACCGCGCTTCCAGAGGGCCTGTCCTTGCAGCCACGTCCG GCTAACGGGTGCCGCCGTGCAGCTGTCCTGGGAGCTGCAGACAAGCAGGGGCCGGCGGGCCACCAGCACAGAAGTGCACTTCGGGCAGCTGGAGGTGCTGGAGTGCCTGTGGCCCAGGGGCGCCTTGGAGCCTGAGTACGCAGAG ATCCTGAGCTTCCCCAACAGCCTGCGATCCCAGGCCTCGGCTCAGCCCTGCGCCCACCTGCGCCACACACAGACCCTGCGCCGGGTGCCCAAG AGCCGGCCCCGGCGCCCACCTGCCTGCCATTGTCACTCAGAACTGGCCCTGGACCTGGCCGACTTCCAGGCGGATGTGGAACTGGGGGCCCTGGACCGGCTCGCTGCCCTGCTGCACCTGGCCACCACACCCCCTCCTGAGCTGCCTGCGGGCCTGCTG ACAGAGCCCCCACTAGCAGCCGAGCAGCACACGCTGGTGCGGCTCTCAGCACCCCGGGCCACACTGCAGCTGCGCTTCCCTATCGCTGACCTGCGGCCTGAGCGGGACCCCTGGGCGGGCCGGGCCGTGCGAGCTGAGCAGCTGAGACTGGAGCTGACTGAGCCCCAGTTCCGGTCAGAGTTGAGCAGTGGGCCtggtcccccagcccccacccgccTGGAACTTACCTGCTCTGACCTGCATG TCACCTATGAAGATGGAGAGAAGCCGCCCATCCCCTGCCTGCGGGTCTCCAAAGCTCTGGATCCCAAGAGCCCTGGGCACAAGTACTTCCTGCCCCA GGTAGTGGTGACCCTGAACCCCCAGCTCAACGCACCGTGGGAAGTGGCCCCGGAGAAGGGAGAGGATCTGGAGCTGTCGGCTGAGAACCTGTGCGACCTTCGGGAGCCCGAGCCCTCGCCCTTCTCCTCCAAAAGGACCATGTACGAGACGGAAGAG ATGGTGATCCCTGGAGACCCTGAGGAGATGAGGACCTTTCAGACCCGGGCCCTGGCGCTGTCCCGCTGTAGCCTAGAAGTGATCCTGCCCGCCGCCCATATCTTCCTGCCCAGCAAGGAGGCCTACGAGAGCCTCTACAACAG GATCAACAATGACCTGCTCATGTGGGAGCCCGCAGACCTGCTTCCCGCCCCCGCCGCGCCCCCCGCCGGCTGCCCAGATGCCTCGGGCTTCTGGCAAGACAGCTTCAAGATGTGCAAGTCTGCCTTCAAGCTGG ACTCGGACTCGGACGACGAGGACACCCATTTCTCAGTGGGGGCATCAGGTGCCCCCCGGCCCCTTGCCCGTGAGTCCCGGAGCCCTCGCTCCCAGAGTACCTTCTCTGCATTGGTGACGGTGCTGAAGGGCCGGATCACTGCCCACTGTGAGACCAAG GACGAGTGTGGGAAGCGGCTGGAAGGCGCCCATGGCGAGCTGGTGCTGGACGTGGAACAAGGAACCATCTTCAGCGTCTCTCAGTACCGAGGCCAGCCGGGACTTGGCTACTTCTGCCTGGAAGCGGAGAAGGCAGCACTCTACCACCGAG CGGCCATGGATGACTACCCACTGCCCGGTCGCCTGGAGCTGCCCGCCTTTGCTCCCCCGGCCCAGCTGGCCCGGACCATCTACCCATCGGAGGATGGGGTAACTGAGCAAGGAGCCTCGGGCCGCAGAGGCCAGGGCCGGGGCCCCCATATGCTGTCCACCGCGGTGCGCATCCAGCTGGACCCCCACAGGAACGTCAAG GAGTTCCTGGTGACCCTGCGGCTGCACAGGGCCACCTTGCGCCACCGCATGGCCCTGCCGGAGCAGAGCTGGCACTCCCAG CTATTGGAGTTCTTAGATGTCCTGGATGACCCAGTGCTGGGCTACCTGCCTCCAACGGTCATCACCATCCTACACGTCCACCTGTTCTCCTGTGCCGTGGACTACAG gcccctctACCTCCCCGTACGTGTCCTTGTCACTGCTGAGACCTTCACCCTCTCCAGCAACATCGTCATGGACACCTCTACCTTCCTGCTCAG CGGCTCCCGGCCCTTCTCAGCCCTGTTCCCCGCCAGGTTCATCCTCGACGACTCCGCCTTGTACCTGTCCGACAAGTGTGAGATGGAGACCCTGGATCTGCGGCGAG ATTACGTCTGCGTCTTGGATGTTGACCTCCTGGAACTCGTGATAAAAACCTGGAAGGGGAACACCGATGACAGACTG AGCCAGCCGCTGTTCGAGCTGCGCTGCTCCAACAATGCAATGCACGTGCACAGCTGCGCTGACTCCTGTGCCCTGCTGATCAACCTGCTGCAGTACCTGACGAGCGCGGGGgacctgcaccccccaccccggccgCCCAGCCCCACGGAGATCGCCGGCCAGAAGGTGCAG CTCTCAGAAAGCCCCGCCTCCCTGCCCTCGTGCCCACCGGTGGAGACGGCCCTCATCAACCAGCGGGACCTGACGGACGCCCTCCTGGACACCGAGCGCAGCCTGCGGGAGCTGGCGCAGGCCTCAG GCAGCCCCTTCTTCCAGGCCTCTCCAGTGTCGGTCTACCTGTTCCCTGGAGAACGGAGTGGGGCTCAACTCCCCTCACCCGCTGCTGGGGCCCCCACTGGCAGCTTGGGGTCCCGCTCTGgggccaaagaagctgaaaaggAAGATGAGGGGGATGGAGACACTTTGGACAGCGATGAGTTCTGCATCCTGGACGCTCCTGGCCTGGGCATCCTG CCCGCCGACGGGGAGCCCGTGGTGACGCAGCTGCACCCAGGCCCCATCGTAGTGCAGGACGGGCACTTTGCGCAGCCACTGGGCAGCACGGACCTGCTGCGGGCACCTGCCCACTTCCCCGTGCCCAGCAGTCGAGTGGTGCTGCGTGAGGTCTCCCTCGTCTGGCACCTCTATGGCGGCCGAGACTTTGGCCCCCACCCTGGCCACAG GGCAAGGGTCAGCCTCTCAGGCCCCCGGAGTTCCCCTTCTCGCAGCTCCGGCCCCAACCGGCCCCAGAACTCCTGGCGTGCACAGGGGGGCAGTGGGAGGCAGCACCACGTCCTTATGGAGATTCAGCTTAGCAAG GTGAGCTTCCAGCACGAGGCGTACCCAGCGGAGCCAGGCCCTGTCGCCCCTGGCCGGGAGCTGGAGGAGCAGCCGCTGTCCCGCCAGGTGTTCATCGTGCAGGAGCTGGAGGTGCGCGACCGGCTGGCTTCCTCCCAGATCAACAAGTTCCTGTATCTCCACACGAGCGAGCGCATGCCGCGGCGCACCCACTCCAACATG ctcAAGGTCAAAGCACTGCACGTGGCCCCCGTGACCAACCTGGGGGGCCCCGAGTGCTGCCTCCGCGTCTCGCTGCTGCCCCTGCGGCTCAACGTGGATCAG GACGCCCTGCTCTTCCTCAGGGACTTCTTCACCACCCTGGCGGCCAGCATCAACCCCATGGTCCCAGCAGAGACCTCCGCTGAAG CTCGCCCTGAGACCCCGGTCCCGCCCAGCGGCCCCCAGGAAGGGCAGCCGGAGGGTGTGGAGACCACCAGCTCCCAGGAGACCACAGGCGGTAGGCTCGGCACCTCCCCCACCGAGCAGCAGCCCATCTACTTCAG ggagtTCCGCTTCACGTCTGAAGTGCCCATTTGGCTGGATTACCATGGCAAGCACGTTACCATGGACCAGGTG GGCACTTTCGCAGGTCTCCTCATCGGCCTGGCCCAGCTCAACTGTTCAGAGCTGAAGCTAAAGCGGCTCTGCTGCCGGCATGG GCTCCTGGGTGTGGACAAGGTGCTGGGCTACGCGCTCAATGAGTGGCTGCAGGACATCCGCAAGAACCAGCTGCCGGGCTTGCTGGGGGGTGTGGGCCCCATGCACTCAGTCGTCCAGCTCT tCCAAGGGTTCCGGGACCTGCTGTGGCTGCCCATCGAGCAGTACAGGAAGGACGGCCGCCTCATGCGGGGGCTGCAGCGCGGCGCTGCCTCCTTCGGCTCGTCCACAGCCTCGGCCGCCTTGGAACTCAGCAACCGGCTGGTGCAAGCTATCCAG GCCACAGCTGAGACCGTGTATGACATCCTGTCCCCAGCGGCGCCCATCTCGCGCTCCCTGCAGGACAAGCGCTCCGTGCGGAGGCTGCGGAAGGGCCAGCAGCCGGCTGACCTCCGGGAGGGCGTGGCCAAGGCCTACGACACAGTTCGCGAG GGCATCCTGGACACAGCTCAGACCATCTGCGAGGTGGCGTCTCGGGGCCACGAACAGAAGGGGCTGACCGGCGCCGTGGGGGGCGTGATCCGCCAGCTGCCCCCAACCGTGGTGAAGCCCCTCATCCTGGCCACCGAGGCCACGTCCAACCTGCTGGGAGGGATGCGCAACCAGATCCTCCCCGACGCGCACAAGGACCACGCTCTGAAGTGGCGTCTGGACGAGGCCCGGGACTGA